From Bombus huntii isolate Logan2020A chromosome 4, iyBomHunt1.1, whole genome shotgun sequence, one genomic window encodes:
- the LOC126865004 gene encoding serine/threonine-protein kinase GD17699-like isoform X6, which translates to MMMEEPLSQGASPSGDSNFSGSGELSSTTIMSIDERMLDVSSRHSLNVLRTPPTKKAKRVRFFRNGDKFYTGIVMAVTPERYRSFDSLASDLTRALISSVTLPNGVRAIYTMDGKKVQSINDLEDGKCYVVSGQGEIFKKVEYSSTKVRRGSSLSGLPQSPAGTGRQISAIPLCVKAKIVTLIRHGTKPRKVVRLLLNKRNAPSLEHAMEAITEAVKLDSGAVRKVYTLSGQQVTSLEQFFENDDIFIAYGPEKSNQEDFELDFEESKSVQSFRRCPWTSKRQIGPMPRMPRKSGKKVLTTPQVRTPSPSSLILPQPLRLHYAVGHVIGEGNFAIVRHCSHKSTGAEYAMKIVDKYKCQGKETMWASEVSILRQVCHPNIINLIAEQETTDQLFLVMELVKGGDLFDAIAAATKFSESEASVMIGHLTSALAYLHSHQIVHRDVKPENLLVEMDGNHVRCLKLCDFGLAQVVREPLYTVCGTPTYVAPEILAETGYGLKIDVWAAGVILYILLCGFPPFASPENKQEELFERILSGQYDFRSPFWDEISDSAKQLISNMLQTQPELRFSAEDVLDHPWLAYHWLPHDLAP; encoded by the exons AT gaTGATGGAAGAACCATTGAGTCAAGGTGCTTCACCATCTGGTGATAGTAATTTTTCTGGAAGCGGAGAATTAAGTTCCACTACTATAATGAGTATAGATGAAAGAATGTTGGATGTTAGCTCACGGCATTCTTTAAATGTTCTTAGAACACCTCCAACCAAGAAGGCAAAACGAGTGAGATTTTTTAGAAATGgagataaattttatactgGTATTGTGATGGCTGTGACTCCAGAAAGATATCGCAGTTTTGATAGTTTAGCATCGGATTTAACAAGAGCTTTAATATCAAGCGTGACTCTACCTAATGGTGTTAGAGCAATTTATACTATGGATGGGAAAAAGGTTCAAAGTATTAATGATTTAGAAGATGGTAAATGTTATGTGGTTTCTGGCCAAGgagaaatttttaagaaagTGGAATATTCATCTACCAAAGTAAGAAGAGGTAGTTCTTTATCTGGATTACCTCAATCCCCAGCAGGTACTGGTAGACAAATAAGTGCAATACCACTGTGCGTAAAAGCAAAAATAGTCACTTTAATAAGACATGGTACAAAACCTCGTAAAGTTGTACGTCTTTTactaaataaaagaaatgctCCAAGCTTAGAACATGCAATGGAAGCAATCACAGAAGCTGTTAAGTTAGATTCTGGAGCAGTAAGAAAAGTCTATACACTCTCAGGGCAACAAGTTACCTCATTGgaacaattttttgaaaatgatGATATCTTTATAGCTTATGGGCCTGAGAAGTCAAATCAGGAAGATTTTGAATTAGATTTTGAAGAATCTAAGAGTGTGCAAAGCTTCCGAAGATGTCCATGGACATCAAAGAGACAAATTGGTCCAATGCCAAGAATGCCACGTAAATCTGGAAAAAAAGTGCTTACTACACCTCAAGTGAGGACACCGAGTCCTTCTTCGTTAATATTACCACAACCACTACGTTTACACTATGCAGTAGGACATGTAATTGGAGAAGGTAACTTTGCAATTGTTAGGCATTGCTCTCATAA atctACAGGTGCAGAATACGCAATGAAAATTGTAGATAAGTATAAATGTCAAGGTAAAGAAACAATGTGGGCAAGCGAAGTATCAATTTTACGACAAGTTTGTCAtccaaatattattaatttaatcgcGGAACAAGAAACTACTGATCAACTGTTTTTAGTCATGGAGCTTGTAAAA GGTGGTGATTTGTTTGATGCTATTGCTGCAGCAACAAAATTTTCCGAAAGTGAGGCTAGTGTAATGATTGGACATTTAACATCTGCATTAGCTTACTTGCATTCACACCAAATAGTACACCGTGATGTTAAACCTGAAAACCTTTTAGTTGAAATGGATGGAAATCATGTTAGATGTTTAAAGTTATGCGATTTTGGACTTGCTCAAGTTGTAAGGGAACCTTTGTACACAGTTTGTGGTACACCTACGTATGTAGCACCAGAAATACTTGCAGAAACAGGATATGGTTTGaaa ATTGATGTATGGGCAGCTGGAGTAATACTGTATATCTTACTTTGTGGCTTTCCACCATTTGCTTCTCCTGAAAATAAGCAAGAAGAATTATTTGAGCGTATTTTAAGCGGCCAGTATGACTTTAGATCTCCATTTTGGGATGAGATTTCAGATTCTGCTAAACAATTAATATCGAATATGCTCCAAACACAACCTGAACTGAGATTTAGTGCAGAAGATGTACTTGATCATCCATGGCTAGCG TACCATTGGCTGCCACACGACCTCGCACCATGA
- the LOC126865004 gene encoding serine/threonine-protein kinase GD17699-like isoform X4 — translation MMMEEPLSQGASPSGDSNFSGSGELSSTTIMSIDERMLDVSSRHSLNVLRTPPTKKAKRVRFFRNGDKFYTGIVMAVTPERYRSFDSLASDLTRALISSVTLPNGVRAIYTMDGKKVQSINDLEDGKCYVVSGQGEIFKKVEYSSTKVRRGSSLSGLPQSPAGTGRQISAIPLCVKAKIVTLIRHGTKPRKVVRLLLNKRNAPSLEHAMEAITEAVKLDSGAVRKVYTLSGQQVTSLEQFFENDDIFIAYGPEKSNQEDFELDFEESKSVQSFRRCPWTSKRQIGPMPRMPRKSGKKVLTTPQVRTPSPSSLILPQPLRLHYAVGHVIGEGNFAIVRHCSHKSTGAEYAMKIVDKYKCQGKETMWASEVSILRQVCHPNIINLIAEQETTDQLFLVMELVKGGDLFDAIAAATKFSESEASVMIGHLTSALAYLHSHQIVHRDVKPENLLVEMDGNHVRCLKLCDFGLAQVVREPLYTVCGTPTYVAPEILAETGYGLKIDVWAAGVILYILLCGFPPFASPENKQEELFERILSGQYDFRSPFWDEISDSAKQLISNMLQTQPELRFSAEDVLDHPWLATTASTPTNAPEQHWYQREPIKLAIFEFDFFKNPVQGDNSQDEVGDAPDSRTNVKNNRSEVLSSIESNSIDLFYNKVQKN, via the exons AT gaTGATGGAAGAACCATTGAGTCAAGGTGCTTCACCATCTGGTGATAGTAATTTTTCTGGAAGCGGAGAATTAAGTTCCACTACTATAATGAGTATAGATGAAAGAATGTTGGATGTTAGCTCACGGCATTCTTTAAATGTTCTTAGAACACCTCCAACCAAGAAGGCAAAACGAGTGAGATTTTTTAGAAATGgagataaattttatactgGTATTGTGATGGCTGTGACTCCAGAAAGATATCGCAGTTTTGATAGTTTAGCATCGGATTTAACAAGAGCTTTAATATCAAGCGTGACTCTACCTAATGGTGTTAGAGCAATTTATACTATGGATGGGAAAAAGGTTCAAAGTATTAATGATTTAGAAGATGGTAAATGTTATGTGGTTTCTGGCCAAGgagaaatttttaagaaagTGGAATATTCATCTACCAAAGTAAGAAGAGGTAGTTCTTTATCTGGATTACCTCAATCCCCAGCAGGTACTGGTAGACAAATAAGTGCAATACCACTGTGCGTAAAAGCAAAAATAGTCACTTTAATAAGACATGGTACAAAACCTCGTAAAGTTGTACGTCTTTTactaaataaaagaaatgctCCAAGCTTAGAACATGCAATGGAAGCAATCACAGAAGCTGTTAAGTTAGATTCTGGAGCAGTAAGAAAAGTCTATACACTCTCAGGGCAACAAGTTACCTCATTGgaacaattttttgaaaatgatGATATCTTTATAGCTTATGGGCCTGAGAAGTCAAATCAGGAAGATTTTGAATTAGATTTTGAAGAATCTAAGAGTGTGCAAAGCTTCCGAAGATGTCCATGGACATCAAAGAGACAAATTGGTCCAATGCCAAGAATGCCACGTAAATCTGGAAAAAAAGTGCTTACTACACCTCAAGTGAGGACACCGAGTCCTTCTTCGTTAATATTACCACAACCACTACGTTTACACTATGCAGTAGGACATGTAATTGGAGAAGGTAACTTTGCAATTGTTAGGCATTGCTCTCATAA atctACAGGTGCAGAATACGCAATGAAAATTGTAGATAAGTATAAATGTCAAGGTAAAGAAACAATGTGGGCAAGCGAAGTATCAATTTTACGACAAGTTTGTCAtccaaatattattaatttaatcgcGGAACAAGAAACTACTGATCAACTGTTTTTAGTCATGGAGCTTGTAAAA GGTGGTGATTTGTTTGATGCTATTGCTGCAGCAACAAAATTTTCCGAAAGTGAGGCTAGTGTAATGATTGGACATTTAACATCTGCATTAGCTTACTTGCATTCACACCAAATAGTACACCGTGATGTTAAACCTGAAAACCTTTTAGTTGAAATGGATGGAAATCATGTTAGATGTTTAAAGTTATGCGATTTTGGACTTGCTCAAGTTGTAAGGGAACCTTTGTACACAGTTTGTGGTACACCTACGTATGTAGCACCAGAAATACTTGCAGAAACAGGATATGGTTTGaaa ATTGATGTATGGGCAGCTGGAGTAATACTGTATATCTTACTTTGTGGCTTTCCACCATTTGCTTCTCCTGAAAATAAGCAAGAAGAATTATTTGAGCGTATTTTAAGCGGCCAGTATGACTTTAGATCTCCATTTTGGGATGAGATTTCAGATTCTGCTAAACAATTAATATCGAATATGCTCCAAACACAACCTGAACTGAGATTTAGTGCAGAAGATGTACTTGATCATCCATGGCTAGCG ACCACAGCATCAACACCTACCAACGCGCCGGAGCAACACTGGTATCAGCGTGAGCCGATAAAGTTGGCAATTTTTGAATTTGACTTCTTCAAAAATCCAGTTCAGGGTGATAATTCGCAAGATGAAGTTGGTGATGCTCCTGATAGCAGGACAAATGTTAAAAACAACCGGAGTGAAGTTTTATCATCAATCGAATCAAACAgcattgatttattttacaacAAAGTTCAGAAAAATTAA
- the LOC126865004 gene encoding serine/threonine-protein kinase GD17699-like isoform X3 — translation MMEEPLSQGASPSGDSNFSGSGELSSTTIMSIDERMLDVSSRHSLNVLRTPPTKKAKRVRFFRNGDKFYTGIVMAVTPERYRSFDSLASDLTRALISSVTLPNGVRAIYTMDGKKVQSINDLEDGKCYVVSGQGEIFKKVEYSSTKVRRGSSLSGLPQSPAGTGRQISAIPLCVKAKIVTLIRHGTKPRKVVRLLLNKRNAPSLEHAMEAITEAVKLDSGAVRKVYTLSGQQVTSLEQFFENDDIFIAYGPEKSNQEDFELDFEESKSVQSFRRCPWTSKRQIGPMPRMPRKSGKKVLTTPQVRTPSPSSLILPQPLRLHYAVGHVIGEGNFAIVRHCSHKSTGAEYAMKIVDKYKCQGKETMWASEVSILRQVCHPNIINLIAEQETTDQLFLVMELVKGGDLFDAIAAATKFSESEASVMIGHLTSALAYLHSHQIVHRDVKPENLLVEMDGNHVRCLKLCDFGLAQVVREPLYTVCGTPTYVAPEILAETGYGLKIDVWAAGVILYILLCGFPPFASPENKQEELFERILSGQYDFRSPFWDEISDSAKQLISNMLQTQPELRFSAEDVLDHPWLAQSFLGEQTTASTPTNAPEQHWYQREPIKLAIFEFDFFKNPVQGDNSQDEVGDAPDSRTNVKNNRSEVLSSIESNSIDLFYNKVQKN, via the exons aTGATGGAAGAACCATTGAGTCAAGGTGCTTCACCATCTGGTGATAGTAATTTTTCTGGAAGCGGAGAATTAAGTTCCACTACTATAATGAGTATAGATGAAAGAATGTTGGATGTTAGCTCACGGCATTCTTTAAATGTTCTTAGAACACCTCCAACCAAGAAGGCAAAACGAGTGAGATTTTTTAGAAATGgagataaattttatactgGTATTGTGATGGCTGTGACTCCAGAAAGATATCGCAGTTTTGATAGTTTAGCATCGGATTTAACAAGAGCTTTAATATCAAGCGTGACTCTACCTAATGGTGTTAGAGCAATTTATACTATGGATGGGAAAAAGGTTCAAAGTATTAATGATTTAGAAGATGGTAAATGTTATGTGGTTTCTGGCCAAGgagaaatttttaagaaagTGGAATATTCATCTACCAAAGTAAGAAGAGGTAGTTCTTTATCTGGATTACCTCAATCCCCAGCAGGTACTGGTAGACAAATAAGTGCAATACCACTGTGCGTAAAAGCAAAAATAGTCACTTTAATAAGACATGGTACAAAACCTCGTAAAGTTGTACGTCTTTTactaaataaaagaaatgctCCAAGCTTAGAACATGCAATGGAAGCAATCACAGAAGCTGTTAAGTTAGATTCTGGAGCAGTAAGAAAAGTCTATACACTCTCAGGGCAACAAGTTACCTCATTGgaacaattttttgaaaatgatGATATCTTTATAGCTTATGGGCCTGAGAAGTCAAATCAGGAAGATTTTGAATTAGATTTTGAAGAATCTAAGAGTGTGCAAAGCTTCCGAAGATGTCCATGGACATCAAAGAGACAAATTGGTCCAATGCCAAGAATGCCACGTAAATCTGGAAAAAAAGTGCTTACTACACCTCAAGTGAGGACACCGAGTCCTTCTTCGTTAATATTACCACAACCACTACGTTTACACTATGCAGTAGGACATGTAATTGGAGAAGGTAACTTTGCAATTGTTAGGCATTGCTCTCATAA atctACAGGTGCAGAATACGCAATGAAAATTGTAGATAAGTATAAATGTCAAGGTAAAGAAACAATGTGGGCAAGCGAAGTATCAATTTTACGACAAGTTTGTCAtccaaatattattaatttaatcgcGGAACAAGAAACTACTGATCAACTGTTTTTAGTCATGGAGCTTGTAAAA GGTGGTGATTTGTTTGATGCTATTGCTGCAGCAACAAAATTTTCCGAAAGTGAGGCTAGTGTAATGATTGGACATTTAACATCTGCATTAGCTTACTTGCATTCACACCAAATAGTACACCGTGATGTTAAACCTGAAAACCTTTTAGTTGAAATGGATGGAAATCATGTTAGATGTTTAAAGTTATGCGATTTTGGACTTGCTCAAGTTGTAAGGGAACCTTTGTACACAGTTTGTGGTACACCTACGTATGTAGCACCAGAAATACTTGCAGAAACAGGATATGGTTTGaaa ATTGATGTATGGGCAGCTGGAGTAATACTGTATATCTTACTTTGTGGCTTTCCACCATTTGCTTCTCCTGAAAATAAGCAAGAAGAATTATTTGAGCGTATTTTAAGCGGCCAGTATGACTTTAGATCTCCATTTTGGGATGAGATTTCAGATTCTGCTAAACAATTAATATCGAATATGCTCCAAACACAACCTGAACTGAGATTTAGTGCAGAAGATGTACTTGATCATCCATGGCTAGCG CAGAGCTTTCTAGGCGAACAGACCACAGCATCAACACCTACCAACGCGCCGGAGCAACACTGGTATCAGCGTGAGCCGATAAAGTTGGCAATTTTTGAATTTGACTTCTTCAAAAATCCAGTTCAGGGTGATAATTCGCAAGATGAAGTTGGTGATGCTCCTGATAGCAGGACAAATGTTAAAAACAACCGGAGTGAAGTTTTATCATCAATCGAATCAAACAgcattgatttattttacaacAAAGTTCAGAAAAATTAA
- the LOC126865004 gene encoding serine/threonine-protein kinase GD17699-like isoform X2 has product MMMEEPLSQGASPSGDSNFSGSGELSSTTIMSIDERMLDVSSRHSLNVLRTPPTKKAKRVRFFRNGDKFYTGIVMAVTPERYRSFDSLASDLTRALISSVTLPNGVRAIYTMDGKKVQSINDLEDGKCYVVSGQGEIFKKVEYSSTKVRRGSSLSGLPQSPAGTGRQISAIPLCVKAKIVTLIRHGTKPRKVVRLLLNKRNAPSLEHAMEAITEAVKLDSGAVRKVYTLSGQQVTSLEQFFENDDIFIAYGPEKSNQEDFELDFEESKSVQSFRRCPWTSKRQIGPMPRMPRKSGKKVLTTPQVRTPSPSSLILPQPLRLHYAVGHVIGEGNFAIVRHCSHKSTGAEYAMKIVDKYKCQGKETMWASEVSILRQVCHPNIINLIAEQETTDQLFLVMELVKGGDLFDAIAAATKFSESEASVMIGHLTSALAYLHSHQIVHRDVKPENLLVEMDGNHVRCLKLCDFGLAQVVREPLYTVCGTPTYVAPEILAETGYGLKIDVWAAGVILYILLCGFPPFASPENKQEELFERILSGQYDFRSPFWDEISDSAKQLISNMLQTQPELRFSAEDVLDHPWLASFLGEQTTASTPTNAPEQHWYQREPIKLAIFEFDFFKNPVQGDNSQDEVGDAPDSRTNVKNNRSEVLSSIESNSIDLFYNKVQKN; this is encoded by the exons AT gaTGATGGAAGAACCATTGAGTCAAGGTGCTTCACCATCTGGTGATAGTAATTTTTCTGGAAGCGGAGAATTAAGTTCCACTACTATAATGAGTATAGATGAAAGAATGTTGGATGTTAGCTCACGGCATTCTTTAAATGTTCTTAGAACACCTCCAACCAAGAAGGCAAAACGAGTGAGATTTTTTAGAAATGgagataaattttatactgGTATTGTGATGGCTGTGACTCCAGAAAGATATCGCAGTTTTGATAGTTTAGCATCGGATTTAACAAGAGCTTTAATATCAAGCGTGACTCTACCTAATGGTGTTAGAGCAATTTATACTATGGATGGGAAAAAGGTTCAAAGTATTAATGATTTAGAAGATGGTAAATGTTATGTGGTTTCTGGCCAAGgagaaatttttaagaaagTGGAATATTCATCTACCAAAGTAAGAAGAGGTAGTTCTTTATCTGGATTACCTCAATCCCCAGCAGGTACTGGTAGACAAATAAGTGCAATACCACTGTGCGTAAAAGCAAAAATAGTCACTTTAATAAGACATGGTACAAAACCTCGTAAAGTTGTACGTCTTTTactaaataaaagaaatgctCCAAGCTTAGAACATGCAATGGAAGCAATCACAGAAGCTGTTAAGTTAGATTCTGGAGCAGTAAGAAAAGTCTATACACTCTCAGGGCAACAAGTTACCTCATTGgaacaattttttgaaaatgatGATATCTTTATAGCTTATGGGCCTGAGAAGTCAAATCAGGAAGATTTTGAATTAGATTTTGAAGAATCTAAGAGTGTGCAAAGCTTCCGAAGATGTCCATGGACATCAAAGAGACAAATTGGTCCAATGCCAAGAATGCCACGTAAATCTGGAAAAAAAGTGCTTACTACACCTCAAGTGAGGACACCGAGTCCTTCTTCGTTAATATTACCACAACCACTACGTTTACACTATGCAGTAGGACATGTAATTGGAGAAGGTAACTTTGCAATTGTTAGGCATTGCTCTCATAA atctACAGGTGCAGAATACGCAATGAAAATTGTAGATAAGTATAAATGTCAAGGTAAAGAAACAATGTGGGCAAGCGAAGTATCAATTTTACGACAAGTTTGTCAtccaaatattattaatttaatcgcGGAACAAGAAACTACTGATCAACTGTTTTTAGTCATGGAGCTTGTAAAA GGTGGTGATTTGTTTGATGCTATTGCTGCAGCAACAAAATTTTCCGAAAGTGAGGCTAGTGTAATGATTGGACATTTAACATCTGCATTAGCTTACTTGCATTCACACCAAATAGTACACCGTGATGTTAAACCTGAAAACCTTTTAGTTGAAATGGATGGAAATCATGTTAGATGTTTAAAGTTATGCGATTTTGGACTTGCTCAAGTTGTAAGGGAACCTTTGTACACAGTTTGTGGTACACCTACGTATGTAGCACCAGAAATACTTGCAGAAACAGGATATGGTTTGaaa ATTGATGTATGGGCAGCTGGAGTAATACTGTATATCTTACTTTGTGGCTTTCCACCATTTGCTTCTCCTGAAAATAAGCAAGAAGAATTATTTGAGCGTATTTTAAGCGGCCAGTATGACTTTAGATCTCCATTTTGGGATGAGATTTCAGATTCTGCTAAACAATTAATATCGAATATGCTCCAAACACAACCTGAACTGAGATTTAGTGCAGAAGATGTACTTGATCATCCATGGCTAGCG AGCTTTCTAGGCGAACAGACCACAGCATCAACACCTACCAACGCGCCGGAGCAACACTGGTATCAGCGTGAGCCGATAAAGTTGGCAATTTTTGAATTTGACTTCTTCAAAAATCCAGTTCAGGGTGATAATTCGCAAGATGAAGTTGGTGATGCTCCTGATAGCAGGACAAATGTTAAAAACAACCGGAGTGAAGTTTTATCATCAATCGAATCAAACAgcattgatttattttacaacAAAGTTCAGAAAAATTAA
- the LOC126865004 gene encoding serine/threonine-protein kinase GD17699-like isoform X1 — protein sequence MMMEEPLSQGASPSGDSNFSGSGELSSTTIMSIDERMLDVSSRHSLNVLRTPPTKKAKRVRFFRNGDKFYTGIVMAVTPERYRSFDSLASDLTRALISSVTLPNGVRAIYTMDGKKVQSINDLEDGKCYVVSGQGEIFKKVEYSSTKVRRGSSLSGLPQSPAGTGRQISAIPLCVKAKIVTLIRHGTKPRKVVRLLLNKRNAPSLEHAMEAITEAVKLDSGAVRKVYTLSGQQVTSLEQFFENDDIFIAYGPEKSNQEDFELDFEESKSVQSFRRCPWTSKRQIGPMPRMPRKSGKKVLTTPQVRTPSPSSLILPQPLRLHYAVGHVIGEGNFAIVRHCSHKSTGAEYAMKIVDKYKCQGKETMWASEVSILRQVCHPNIINLIAEQETTDQLFLVMELVKGGDLFDAIAAATKFSESEASVMIGHLTSALAYLHSHQIVHRDVKPENLLVEMDGNHVRCLKLCDFGLAQVVREPLYTVCGTPTYVAPEILAETGYGLKIDVWAAGVILYILLCGFPPFASPENKQEELFERILSGQYDFRSPFWDEISDSAKQLISNMLQTQPELRFSAEDVLDHPWLAQSFLGEQTTASTPTNAPEQHWYQREPIKLAIFEFDFFKNPVQGDNSQDEVGDAPDSRTNVKNNRSEVLSSIESNSIDLFYNKVQKN from the exons AT gaTGATGGAAGAACCATTGAGTCAAGGTGCTTCACCATCTGGTGATAGTAATTTTTCTGGAAGCGGAGAATTAAGTTCCACTACTATAATGAGTATAGATGAAAGAATGTTGGATGTTAGCTCACGGCATTCTTTAAATGTTCTTAGAACACCTCCAACCAAGAAGGCAAAACGAGTGAGATTTTTTAGAAATGgagataaattttatactgGTATTGTGATGGCTGTGACTCCAGAAAGATATCGCAGTTTTGATAGTTTAGCATCGGATTTAACAAGAGCTTTAATATCAAGCGTGACTCTACCTAATGGTGTTAGAGCAATTTATACTATGGATGGGAAAAAGGTTCAAAGTATTAATGATTTAGAAGATGGTAAATGTTATGTGGTTTCTGGCCAAGgagaaatttttaagaaagTGGAATATTCATCTACCAAAGTAAGAAGAGGTAGTTCTTTATCTGGATTACCTCAATCCCCAGCAGGTACTGGTAGACAAATAAGTGCAATACCACTGTGCGTAAAAGCAAAAATAGTCACTTTAATAAGACATGGTACAAAACCTCGTAAAGTTGTACGTCTTTTactaaataaaagaaatgctCCAAGCTTAGAACATGCAATGGAAGCAATCACAGAAGCTGTTAAGTTAGATTCTGGAGCAGTAAGAAAAGTCTATACACTCTCAGGGCAACAAGTTACCTCATTGgaacaattttttgaaaatgatGATATCTTTATAGCTTATGGGCCTGAGAAGTCAAATCAGGAAGATTTTGAATTAGATTTTGAAGAATCTAAGAGTGTGCAAAGCTTCCGAAGATGTCCATGGACATCAAAGAGACAAATTGGTCCAATGCCAAGAATGCCACGTAAATCTGGAAAAAAAGTGCTTACTACACCTCAAGTGAGGACACCGAGTCCTTCTTCGTTAATATTACCACAACCACTACGTTTACACTATGCAGTAGGACATGTAATTGGAGAAGGTAACTTTGCAATTGTTAGGCATTGCTCTCATAA atctACAGGTGCAGAATACGCAATGAAAATTGTAGATAAGTATAAATGTCAAGGTAAAGAAACAATGTGGGCAAGCGAAGTATCAATTTTACGACAAGTTTGTCAtccaaatattattaatttaatcgcGGAACAAGAAACTACTGATCAACTGTTTTTAGTCATGGAGCTTGTAAAA GGTGGTGATTTGTTTGATGCTATTGCTGCAGCAACAAAATTTTCCGAAAGTGAGGCTAGTGTAATGATTGGACATTTAACATCTGCATTAGCTTACTTGCATTCACACCAAATAGTACACCGTGATGTTAAACCTGAAAACCTTTTAGTTGAAATGGATGGAAATCATGTTAGATGTTTAAAGTTATGCGATTTTGGACTTGCTCAAGTTGTAAGGGAACCTTTGTACACAGTTTGTGGTACACCTACGTATGTAGCACCAGAAATACTTGCAGAAACAGGATATGGTTTGaaa ATTGATGTATGGGCAGCTGGAGTAATACTGTATATCTTACTTTGTGGCTTTCCACCATTTGCTTCTCCTGAAAATAAGCAAGAAGAATTATTTGAGCGTATTTTAAGCGGCCAGTATGACTTTAGATCTCCATTTTGGGATGAGATTTCAGATTCTGCTAAACAATTAATATCGAATATGCTCCAAACACAACCTGAACTGAGATTTAGTGCAGAAGATGTACTTGATCATCCATGGCTAGCG CAGAGCTTTCTAGGCGAACAGACCACAGCATCAACACCTACCAACGCGCCGGAGCAACACTGGTATCAGCGTGAGCCGATAAAGTTGGCAATTTTTGAATTTGACTTCTTCAAAAATCCAGTTCAGGGTGATAATTCGCAAGATGAAGTTGGTGATGCTCCTGATAGCAGGACAAATGTTAAAAACAACCGGAGTGAAGTTTTATCATCAATCGAATCAAACAgcattgatttattttacaacAAAGTTCAGAAAAATTAA